The Halobacteriovoraceae bacterium genome contains a region encoding:
- a CDS encoding ParA family protein: MFEKDYPVHIKDFTKMFGLSDKTPYELFKRDPQKYQTIKKGSNTFISADSVRNYRISRKKHQDDKIDKIVSFYMRKGGVGKTTILINLAVRATQYGYKVIIVDMDSQANVTRTFKIDQPKNKDTFLNIFDDDCEVDEAIIEVRKNLHLIPANNKLTGLAKKIDPMKGFQQFKPFFQQLKSEYDLVLIDCGGIMDMTIFQVLSISDEIISPAFPDEYSDEGLELTLEEIEKLHYQGFNPKLRIVQNRFDHNLREKASRDFKELFEDLYGDHLAKTVIRKSQDFVNASSESKSIFEYNHLSPVCTEIDSLFQEIKGRPLQ, from the coding sequence ATGTTTGAAAAAGATTACCCTGTTCACATTAAAGATTTTACTAAAATGTTTGGTCTTTCTGATAAAACACCTTACGAACTTTTCAAGAGAGATCCGCAAAAATATCAAACAATAAAGAAGGGTTCTAACACATTTATATCTGCAGATTCAGTAAGAAACTATAGGATATCAAGAAAGAAACATCAAGATGATAAAATTGACAAAATAGTTTCGTTTTATATGAGAAAAGGCGGCGTTGGAAAAACTACGATCTTAATAAACTTGGCCGTAAGAGCAACTCAATACGGATACAAGGTAATCATTGTAGACATGGACTCTCAGGCCAATGTTACTAGAACATTTAAAATTGATCAGCCAAAAAACAAAGATACTTTCCTTAATATCTTTGATGATGATTGTGAGGTTGATGAGGCCATAATTGAAGTTCGCAAAAATCTTCATTTAATCCCTGCTAACAACAAACTCACAGGACTTGCCAAAAAAATTGACCCAATGAAAGGCTTTCAACAGTTTAAGCCTTTTTTTCAACAATTAAAGAGTGAATACGATCTAGTATTAATAGATTGTGGCGGAATAATGGACATGACCATATTTCAAGTCCTATCAATATCTGACGAGATTATAAGTCCAGCCTTTCCAGACGAGTATTCTGATGAAGGTCTAGAGTTAACATTGGAAGAAATTGAAAAGCTCCACTATCAAGGTTTTAACCCAAAGTTACGAATAGTTCAAAATAGATTCGATCACAACCTTAGAGAAAAAGCCTCTAGAGACTTCAAGGAGCTGTTTGAAGACTTGTACGGGGATCATTTAGCGAAAACAGTCATTAGAAAGTCTCAAGACTTTGTAAACGCATCAAGCGAAAGCAAGA